In a genomic window of Gossypium arboreum isolate Shixiya-1 chromosome 7, ASM2569848v2, whole genome shotgun sequence:
- the LOC108470128 gene encoding protein DETOXIFICATION 8-like: MDKALLQGDDRKTWGTTVFVKELKKVSYMAAPMVAVSVSQYLLQVISLMIVGHVGELALSGVAIATSFTNVTGFSLLFGMAGALETLGGQAYGAEQYQKLGTYTYCSILSLITICLPVSLFWIFMDEFLIFMGQDPQISHVASIYSIWLIPALFADAILQSLVRYFQSQSQILPLFLSSCATICFHVPLCWVLVHKTNLGYVGAALAITLALWFNVIVLGFYMRWSASCESTRTVIVGDVFASIKEFLSFALPSAVMCCLEWWSFELLVLLSGLLPDSELETSVLSICLSTTSLHYFVPYGVGAAASTRVSNELGAGNPHSARVAVNVVMILGIFEAMIVSITLFSCRYAFGYLYSNEQEVVDYVGEMIPLISLSVIVDSLLAVISGVARGTGWQHIGAYVNLGAYYLVGIPVAALLCFSLHLRGKGLWIGILTGSSLQLVLLALVTGFTNWQKQATKAQERIFEEKFSNGLLA, encoded by the exons ATGGACAAGGCACTGTTACAGGGAGATGATCGGAAAACATGGGGGACGACGGTGTTCGTGAAGGAGCTGAAGAAGGTTAGTTACATGGCGGCACCGATGGTGGCTGTATCGGTATCACAGTATCTATTACAGGTGATATCGTTGATGATAGTTGGTCATGTTGGTGAGCTTGCTCTTTCTGGGGTTGCTATTGCCACTTCTTTTACCAATGTCACTGGCTTCAGTTTACTT TTTGGAATGGCTGGTGCATTGGAAACACTAGGTGGTCAGGCTTATGGAGCCGAACAATATCAAAAACTTGGAACCTACACTTACTGTTCAATCTTATCTCTCATTACAATTTGCCTCCCAGTTTCCCTCTTTTGGATTTTTATGGACGAATTCTTAATATTTATGGGTCAAGACCCTCAAATTTCACATGTAGCCAGCATTTACTCCATTTGGCTCATCCCTGCATTATTTGCCGATGCTATTCTTCAATCACTGGTTCGTTATTTCCAGTCCCAGAGCCAAATTCTCCCATTGTTTTTAAGTTCATGTGCCACCATATGCTTCCATGTACCACTTTGCTGGGTTCTAGTACATAAAACCAATCTGGGTTACGTAGGTGCTGCATTAGCAATCACACTTGCCTTGTGGTTTAATGTCATTGTGCTCGGGTTTTACATGAGATGGTCCGCTAGTTGTGAGTCGACTCGGACTGTTATTGTGGGGGATGTTTTCGCGAGTATCAAAGAGTTCTTAAGCTTTGCACTCCCTTCTGCTGTAATGTGTTG TCTTGAATGGTGGTCATTCGAGCTTCTCGTACTTCTATCCGGCCTTTTACCGGATTCGGAACTCGAAACATCGGTTCTTTCTATATG CCTTTCAACAACATCATTACACTACTTCGTACCGTATGGAGTAGGTGCTGCTGCAAG TACTCGAGTTTCGAATGAACTAGGAGCAGGGAACCCACATTCGGCTCGAGTAGCAGTCAATGTCGTGATGATACTCGGAATTTTTGAAGCAATGATTGTTAGCATAACCCTCTTCAGCTGCCGTTATGCTTTCGGATATCTATACAGCAACGAACAGGAAGTTGTCGACTACGTTGGAGAAATGATTCCTTTAATTTCACTATCCGTCATCGTTGACAGTTTACTAGCAGTTATTTCCG GTGTCGCGAGAGGAACCGGGTGGCAACACATCGGAGCATACGTGAACCTTGGGGCATACTACCTTGTTGGAATCCCAGTTGCTGCTCTGCTATGCTTTAGCCTACATCTTAGAGGAAAGGGACTTTGGATTGGAATATTGACCGGTTCTTCTTTACAATTGGTTCTTCTAGCTTTAGTTACTGGTTTCACAAATTGGCAAAaacag